From the Elusimicrobiota bacterium genome, the window GCCGAATCCGGAGACGCCTGAACCTGTATACGCTTAATCTGCTTGAGCTCGCGTCCAAACAATACCCGCAGGGTAACCCAATGTGTCCCCATAGTTTCTTTTAATCCTGAAAGCGGATAATGCCAGCCATAATCCAACGCCAGTCTCCCGAGATCCATTCTGGGGAAATAATAACTTGCCCCGAGATTAAAAACTTTATAATCCTGTGAGCCCAACCCCACCCCTCCGCGTATACCAACAGTGTTTTTGGCAAACCATTTTTCTACTCCAAGGTTAATACTGACCGCCGTGGCATACAAGAGGTCAATCCCAAAACTGGAATCCGCAAGGCGGTATCCAACCCCGGCTTTAATCTGCATCGGCAGTTTATTTGCAGAATACAATCCCATATCCGGTTGTGTAATATTTAGGATGTTAAACCCAAACATTATTTCTTTACTGATATTATATAACCCGCCGATATCAACTGTCGTCTGTGTTTTAGCATACCCTGATGTGAATACAGGATTAGATTCAGTATACTCATCCTGCCCGTACTTAATGGTAATATTCTTAGCGGTAATACCCAAAGATACCGGTATATTAATAATCGGGCCCATATCTTTCCCGAACCCAAACATAAAAATACTTTCCTGATACAAATTTGTCACATCAAACGTGTAATACCCGATACCAACACTTCCATAATCACTCTTTAATGTCCTCATAGGCACTGCAAAACCGTAGTAGTTCAATGCAATCGCGGATTTATCGGTAAGCCCCTGAAAAAAAGTCGCGTAACTCACTGCCGCTTCGGTACGCATCATCTGCCCAAGCCCCGCAGGGTTGTAGTATACAGAAAAAACATTATCCGCCAGCCCGGTAAACACATTACCCATCCCCACTGCCCTGGCGGAACACCCGATGTTTTCTATGATAGCATCACCGTTTGATACAGCAAGGACCGCACAGCCTACGGCCAGTAAAACAATAACCCGTACTTTATGCAATTTAATAAATTTCATCACACATTTTTTATCAGTTAACGTTCCACCTATTTTGCAACAACAACCGTCCCGGTTTGAACCCTGCCATCAGCCTCTATCTGATAAATATACACCCCGGAATCAACAACTTTTCCGGACTTATCTTTACCATCCCAATACAATACTGTTACACCGTTACCCTCAGACTCAACATCCAACTTATCCTGCACTAATGCGCTCATAAGGTTAAACACTTTTCCCACAGTTTTTGAACCCTTAGGATTATTACAATAAAACCTTGCCCGGTTAAGTACACCGGTTTCATCCTCAAGCTGGGGTGTAAATATTTTTGAAGTAATTTTTGTTACCTCAAACTTATCCGACTTTTCAACTTTCTGTAGTTTGAACGTCCCGGAATATATATACCGAACGCTCACAGTTTTCGCGGAGGTATCCTTACTTCCACCGATTGCAACCCATTCAATACCATTATTTCTATTAACAACAATACTATCAGTATCCGCAAACTGCGCAGTGTCATAAACAAACACGTATAACGGCCCTGGTGACGGGAATCTAAAATTATCAATACTTTCTTCAGTTAACGAATTAAAGAGATTCATGGTATACGCATCACCTGTTTCTTCATCCAGCGACAAAAATATGTCAAGATTAGCGTTATAAGAATTATTCAAATCCTTATACAAAACTCTAGCGGCATTACTGGTTAACACCGCCCAGGCTTTCTTATCTCCGGTAATGATATAAATATTTGCATCTTCCGTATTATCCACAACCCACGAACTATCGCTTGCGTTATCATACAAATCCACAGCAACAACACGGTAGTAATACACAATCCTTCCGCCGGCATAATACTCGGTATACGTCATACGATCTGTGATTGATGAAGTAGAGAGAATAACTCCGCGAGGTTCATTACACGAAAACATACTTGTCCCGCGGTATACCTGATACTTAGCTAAATCAGTGCAGATAGTGCCGTCAATATTATTAGTAACTTTTGTCCAGTACAACGAATAACTAAACGTTCCGGTAGACTCCCCGCGTAAACCCAGCACACGGTTCGGAGGGATAGCTTCTAATGGAATAAATGTATAATTTGTACTCACGGGAACAGAATAATTTTCACCGCTGTCAAACGCATACATAGCAACATAATATGTCGTTCCCCAGGTTAAATTAGTAAACTTATACGAATCAGTAGTCCCCGGAACGCCATATTTAGTAACTACAGTACCGTCACCTGCGTTTTCCGGTGCGCGGTCCGTCCGCCATACTACGAGAACGCCCCGGAAGTCCGTATCTTCAGGATTCAACCAGTTAAGCGTTATGGTTTTATTAGTAGTATCTACTACAGCAGTGTTCTGTGTAGGCATCCCCGGAGGTTCTGTATTAACTGTCCATGCAACTAATGAATTGGATAATCCAGACCATGTATCCCCCGAATCTATTACCTTGATAGAAAACGAATAAGTTGTACTGCTCATTAACCCGGTAATAATAACACTCTCGGCAGCACCCAAAACAGTAGTAGTAGAAATCCTGAATTCATTCATTAACCTCGCGATATTCCATTCCGATTCTGTGGTAATACCGTCAGAATCAATATCGGAATATGCAATAATATAAGTGGCATTAGCCAAATCTCCTATTGTTCCATCCGCTCCAGGAGCAGTCCAGGTAAGCTGTATCGAAGTAGAATTTGTTAACTCCATCCTCAGGTCAGTTACCGACCCAGGCGCAATACCAAATGCAGTTAGAGTTGATACCACGTTTGAATATCCTGTTTGAATACCATTACCATTATACGCATGTACGCGGAAATAGTATGTATTCCCCGGTGATAACCCATAAACAGTAGCGGTGGTCTGCAACACATTTGTACTGTATGTTGTGATATCCACGGTAAAATCATCGCCGGAATACTGAATGCCATACCTTGTATTCTCAGGATTACCATTTGCTGTCCATTGTAATGTAACTTTTGATACCGTTGCTTCAGTGATTTCCAGCCCGACCGCGGGTAATGCGTAGGTAAACACTGGATAACTTGTATCCAGATTCTTTCTTGCGCTCTCTCCCACGACAGTATTATAACTCACGATGTACTTAACATCAGACGGCGTATTCTGTGTTAACCCGCCCTGTATCCAATATGTATCATTCGCCATAAGTTCAGTAACTACCAAACTTGATGATGAGTATATACGGTACCCGGTAACTTCCCCCACTGCAGTCCATTCCCATACTATAGAATCAACCCCAGCGGCATACCCGTTAAACATCTGAGGCGCGTCGGGGATAATCCCGGCAGACGGATACGACTCCAGGGTATTAGACGGCTGGCTTTTTAATTCCAACGGCAAATTATCAACGGTAATCACCTGATAATAATAAGTAACATCATTTGTCAATCCGGTATGCGCGTACTCTAATCCTGTAGTGGTTAAAACCAGATATTTAGAGGACATCTCACTCGTAACAGAATCGCACCATAGTTCGTAATGACTGATATCATCCGCCGTTACTGCTGTAGTACTCCAAAAAACCCTTAACTCAGAAGTTCTTTGAACAATATCCGTAATTATAGCTACCGGCGGTGGGCTATCATATGCAACCGCAAAATTGTTTTCATTAATCCCCGTACTGCGTGACCAAACCCCAGAATTTTTTGCGTCAAGCGCGCGAATCGCAAAAAAGTATGTTGCACCGGGCACTAAATTCACAACCACCATCGATTGTGTTGACCCCGCAACCTCAGGTGACGGAGGAAACTGCCCGTCAATAGTTTTTGCCAATGAGCTATCATCAAACTCCGTATTTGTATTAATATTAGTTACACTTGAATATCTCAGGTTATAACTATACGCTGTCCCTGCTGTATCATCATTCCCCGGTGCAGTCCACCTAAGCATAAGGCTTCCCTCTGAGGTAACATCACCACTGCTCCCGCTAGCAACAAGATCAGAGATTGCTGACGGCGGCAGTACATCGCTACTTTCCGCAACTTCGTATGTATAAAGAAACCCGAGTTTTCCTTTATAAGTACTCCCGTTAGCCAACCCCGCAATAACCTGACCCATTGAGAATGAAACTTTTTTTATTGATGTTTTTGGAATATTAGCATCATCAACATTAGTTATACCAGCAGCATCAATAACATCAGATGTAAGATAATAACTCGTCCCTCTCATTACATCAGCAAAACTTATTGAAGTCATTAACACGCAAGCAAATATACAGCAATACTGAAGAAGAGACACTTTATTAATTGACATTATGCCCTCTACGTTCAATTATAAATAATAAACTATTAATATTATTCTATATGAAACACTCTGTTTTTGTCAAGAAGATATAAAGCAAAACCCGGGTATCATTAATATCCGGGTTTTACTATTTTTTCTATTAAACTGAACGATTAATCTAGTACCTTACTTAGCTACCACCAAACTCCCGCTTACTCTTTGGCCATTGAGTTCGTACTGGTAAATATACACACC encodes:
- a CDS encoding fibronectin type III domain-containing protein → MSINKVSLLQYCCIFACVLMTSISFADVMRGTSYYLTSDVIDAAGITNVDDANIPKTSIKKVSFSMGQVIAGLANGSTYKGKLGFLYTYEVAESSDVLPPSAISDLVASGSSGDVTSEGSLMLRWTAPGNDDTAGTAYSYNLRYSSVTNINTNTEFDDSSLAKTIDGQFPPSPEVAGSTQSMVVVNLVPGATYFFAIRALDAKNSGVWSRSTGINENNFAVAYDSPPPVAIITDIVQRTSELRVFWSTTAVTADDISHYELWCDSVTSEMSSKYLVLTTTGLEYAHTGLTNDVTYYYQVITVDNLPLELKSQPSNTLESYPSAGIIPDAPQMFNGYAAGVDSIVWEWTAVGEVTGYRIYSSSSLVVTELMANDTYWIQGGLTQNTPSDVKYIVSYNTVVGESARKNLDTSYPVFTYALPAVGLEITEATVSKVTLQWTANGNPENTRYGIQYSGDDFTVDITTYSTNVLQTTATVYGLSPGNTYYFRVHAYNGNGIQTGYSNVVSTLTAFGIAPGSVTDLRMELTNSTSIQLTWTAPGADGTIGDLANATYIIAYSDIDSDGITTESEWNIARLMNEFRISTTTVLGAAESVIITGLMSSTTYSFSIKVIDSGDTWSGLSNSLVAWTVNTEPPGMPTQNTAVVDTTNKTITLNWLNPEDTDFRGVLVVWRTDRAPENAGDGTVVTKYGVPGTTDSYKFTNLTWGTTYYVAMYAFDSGENYSVPVSTNYTFIPLEAIPPNRVLGLRGESTGTFSYSLYWTKVTNNIDGTICTDLAKYQVYRGTSMFSCNEPRGVILSTSSITDRMTYTEYYAGGRIVYYYRVVAVDLYDNASDSSWVVDNTEDANIYIITGDKKAWAVLTSNAARVLYKDLNNSYNANLDIFLSLDEETGDAYTMNLFNSLTEESIDNFRFPSPGPLYVFVYDTAQFADTDSIVVNRNNGIEWVAIGGSKDTSAKTVSVRYIYSGTFKLQKVEKSDKFEVTKITSKIFTPQLEDETGVLNRARFYCNNPKGSKTVGKVFNLMSALVQDKLDVESEGNGVTVLYWDGKDKSGKVVDSGVYIYQIEADGRVQTGTVVVAK